The region TGAATCCGATTTGTCGAAGTCGAGCTTGTAGTCGCCGAGGTTGATGCTCGCCTTGTTGTTGTTGACCTGGGTGTTGCTCCACTGCGTCTGGTTAGCCCTGCCCGAGTCATGACAGCCGCAGTCGTTGCGCGACGAACTGCGCACACTGTCGTAAGAGAGGCTGTCGAAGCGGCTGCCGCCACGATAGTCATCGCCGCCCCAGCGTGCCGGCTGCTGGTTCGCCACCGGGCCGCGGTTGACAGTGGTGCCCTGCGCGAAGTATGTGTTGCTCTGGCCGTTCCCTGTGCTTTGGCTGAAGACCGAGAACGATGTCTTCGAGAAGCCGCCCGTCATGTTCGACATCTGGCTGGACGGGTTGCGGCCGCTGTTGAAACCAGCGGGAGATGAAAACTGCGACTGTGAGCGGCCCCCGTTGAACGCTGCAACAGGCGAAAACTGCGACTGTGCGCGACCGCCGGTGAACGCCGCGGCAGGCGGCAACTGCGGCTGTGCATGACCGCCAAGAAGGCTCAGGTTTCCCTGGAGCGAGAGCAGTGGGCTGTTGATCTGCATGGATGCCTGCATGTCGATATTCCTGAAATAAAAAGTCGGCTTGAACTGGACAGCCGGAACCGCGTTGCCGACGGTATGAAATTGGCTCCGGGTTCAGAAATGGTAAGGGGATTGAATCGTCGGACGGCGTATCTATGTATAGATGTCCAAAATATGTTTAGCCTGCGCCGACGGGCTGGGGCGATTTTCCAGTCGAGATGCCGGATTCGAACCTTCAGTTCGTCGTAGGCGCTGGTTATCGCGGTCGGGTTTATGTCATGGACTTCCCCCCGGCATGACATACGAAGTGCGTGGTCATACAGGATCGGCACCCAGGGTGATGCCCGGCATGTTTCCCTGTCCATGCATCGCGTCCCCCGTCAATCCGCAGGCCCGGATCGGGCGGGCTCTTTACCTTGCATGCAACGGGAGCATTTATATGACGACGTCTATCAGTGGTACTGATATTTCCCTGTCCCCGGCACAGCGTCGCGACGCTGCTGGCGATATCCCGCCACCTCGCAACGCGCCAGCGCAGCCCGCTATCCGCGACACATCATCCGATGCGACGGACGACGGCGCAGCGTCCGCACGCGACCGGTATGGCCGCAGCAGTGACCAGCGCGTCCCGCCTGTGCCGCAACAGCGATCCGCGCGCGCAGGCGGGGGCACGTCAGGCCAGCATGCGGGTGTGGTCGCCAGCACTGCGGTGGTCCCAACGCGATCGCCAGTGGCGCCAGTTGCATCATCGGCATCGGCGGGACCCATCATGCCGGCTTCTTCCACCACATCGTCCGGCGCCGTTTCAGACGTCTCCTCCGCCTCACCGTTCCTGAGCGGCGTCACGCCCGTCGAACTGCAGGGCCTGCTCGACACGCACGACACACAGACGCTGCCCAACGGCGTGCGCCTGTCGCGCAGCAGCTACCAGGACGAGCAGAACATGGGACGGCTCGGCAGGGACCTGAAGCAGGGCCTCACCGGCTACCCTTCCGGGGTTCAGCAGTTCGAGCAGAAGGTCAACGGCATGCAGGCGCAACTCGGCACGTTGCCGCCGGGCGAACACGAAGCCTACGCAGGCGCCCTCGCGACGCTCGACGTCGCCTTCCGCGACAGCACGGACGCCGGTACGCGGCAACGTGCCGGCCAGCAGCTATCGCTGCTGGATAGCGCGCTGCGCGAGCGCAGCACCAGCGCAGGCAACGATCCGGTCCAGCGGGCGCTGGGCGTGTTCAACAGTCCGGTTGGCGCAGGCTACCTGACCCAGGCGGGCGACCAGCGCAACCTGAACGGATTGACGCAGCTGCGCGACCAGTTTGTTGCCGCATCGACGCCCGCCTCGAGGCAACGCTATTTCAGCCAGGCCGCGGACCTGAAGAACGATCTGCAGCACAGGATTGCCACCGCGATCGACCAGCACACGAAGCAGGAAGACGGCAAGTGGGCCGAAGCGAATGCGGAGGTTGACCGGCTCCTCCACGAAGCCGAAGGGGTCACCGGCGATCCCGGCAAGCGCCATGAACTGATCGGCCGCCAGCTGTTCAGCACCAATCCCGGCTCTGGCCGCGACGACCTCGCGGACCGCCGGCTGCTGGCGTTCACGCAGCGCATGCAGGACGATCCCGCACTGCACGACAGGCTCGTCGACTGGTCGGTCGAGGCCGGGCGAAAGCTCAACGGCTATGGCGTCGACGCTCCGAAAGGCTATCTGGACATTCTGAATAACCTGCCGCCAGCCGGTCCCGATTATGTCCGCGATCTGGCCGACCAGTACAACGCGGTGCTGAAAGACGCCTCGCACAAGGACGATTCGATCACGCCGCGCGCCCGCGGGGAAAAACTGGCTGACCAGATTCTCGAAGGCACCGCCCGTTTTCTGCTGGGCATGACACCGCTCGCCCCCATCACGGCAGCGTTTGACGCGCACTCGTCGCTGTCGGAGAACGCACGGCTGGGTATCGACCTGAGTTCCGGCCTGCTCGGCCTCGTCGCGGGCGAAGGCGCAGCGGCTTTCTCCGAACGGCTGGCCGCAGAGGGCGTCGGCGTGGCTGAGGCGGCTTCCAGGGAACACCTGCCCGGGCCGCACACGCCGCTCGACGAGAAGGTGCCCATCCCCGGTGCGTCGTCGGTGCAGCCCCACAACGCCGGCGCGACAGGCATACAAGGCGAAGGCCCGCAGGGCACCGCTGCGCCGCAGGGCTTCGTCGCGGACCCGGCCGTCGCCGAGGCCTCGCAGCGCATCAACGGCACCCGGTCCAGCCTGCCCGACGACTACGCCGTGCAGCCCGCGCCCGCTGCGCTGAAACCCGCCCCGGGACAGCAGGGGGTGCTGGCGGACAACGACGGGCACTACTACATCACCAGTGGCGGGAAGACCTACCCCGCGCGTTTCGACAAAGACAACGGCACGTGGCGCGTCTGGCAGGCCGATAACGCGTACCGGCCTCAGTATCCGGTCAGGCTCGATGCCGACGGCAACTGGCAGGTCCACAACGATGTCGGCCTCAGGGGCGGTATGAATCCGGCAGGCGCGGGGCCGTCCGGACTCCAGCGGCCCCAGCCGTTCGAGCGGGCCTACCAGGTCTCGACGTCGACCGGCACGCCCCCCTCCACCGAGATGCTGCAAACGCTCAATCCGTCGACGTGGACATCCGCAGCGGATCGCTTACTCGACGACACGGAGTTCACCCAAAAGTACCGTACCGCATTCGACCGTCTTCCCATCGCACAACGACAAGCCCTCAGAGCCTGGACGCATCTGGATACGAGTGCCGGCTACTCATCGGACAGTTCCTACGAAGGTATCAATTTCGAGCTCAATCTGGAGTTACGCAGTCGCACCCATGAGGCCGACACCACCATACGCGCCCAGGCGTTACAGGCTGGTCTGGGCGGGCTACCGAAGCCCTCCGACGAAAGCCGCCTGCTTCGCATCGCCGACGTTCGCTCCGACTATGCAAGCAAGTTTGCACCGGGCGACTATGTGACCAATTCGCCAGCTTTCATGTCCGCATCCAGTGAGAACTTCTACCCGTTCTCGACGCTGTTGCATAACGAGATGACAGAGGACGCGGGACCCGGAAGTGCATTCGCGCTTTACGACATTCAGTCGAAGTCGGCGACGCCCTTCCTGGTCAACATCACCACTTTGGCCAAAGGCGAACGCGAATGGCTATTCCGGCCGAACACAGTATTCAGAGTTGAGGAAATTGCTACGGCAACATCTCGGGATGGAACGACGGTTCCCCGTATCGGCGTGCGTCTGGCCGAGGTCCCGATTACCACGCCTACCTACGCAAAGAACATCCACACGGGTGTGCAGGAACTGGTCTATCCACCGGCTACGTCGCCCACCTATACACCGCTCCAGCCGACCAGATCACCTTCGCTCCAGATCCCGCCGCGGCCGGCCCCCGACGAGCCACCACCACCTGCGCATGGCGATCCAAACCAGCCGGGGTGAAGTCCATGACACAAACTCGAACGTGCTATTGAGCTGCTGCGTCAGCATATGAGGCATGCAGCTATCGCCGGAGAGTTGGGGATCTCGTCGCAGCGCGTGTATCAGATCGCTTCTGAAGGGGGAATGGGTTTGGGTCGTCGCGGCACGAAGCCGCACGACGTTCTGCTCGTTCTCGTCGTTGTTCCTCGACAGATGATTCCAGTTGGACAGCGTCTTCGTGTCGTATGCGTCGAACAATCGCCGGCTGCCGCTGCACAGGCGGCGGCGCGTCGGGAAGCGGGAAGGTGTCGCAGGGCGAGTCGCGACGCTGCTCGGTCAGTGTGACGCTGGCAGTGCCAGCCAGTGGAAGTTGTCATATCAGTGCTCCTGTTCCATGCAGGGTAAAGAGCCCGCGCGATCCGGGGCTCGCGGATGGGCATCAATCGTGATGCATGCATGGGAGACCACCCCAGGTACAACCCTGGGTGTCATTCTTGTATGACGACGCGTTGCATACCGTGCCAGGGCGAAGTTCATGACAGGACGTGAGCGCTTCAGTTAACATGGGAAAGCTGCGGGCGCGAGTCAATTCAAGGGCAGAGCAACCGGTGTAAGTGACAGGTAAGTTGCTGGCGTTATCCTGGCTGCAATCTGGCAACGGGTTGCACAGATGACGAAGTGCCGCATGCGCGCCTCCGTTGTCCGTGGATCAGGAGACACGCGCCGCGTCATTACGCGCCGCACGACAGGCGCGCCACCTGCGCGCCGGCACAGGTTTTACGTTTCATCTTCACCAAGGGGTTGTCGATGTCTGCGATTGAATCGGTTCTTCAGGAACGCCGTGTTTTCCCGCCCTCCGCTGAAGCAGCGGCTGGCGCGACTATCTCCGGTATGGACGCATACCGGGCGCTTGCCGCCGAAGCGGAGCGCGATTACGAGGGTTTCTGGGGGCGCCTCGCTCGCGAGACGCTAAGCTGGAACAAGCCCTTCACCAAGGTGCTCGACGAATCGAAGGCGCCGTTCTACACGTGGTTCGAAGACGGCCTGCTGAACGCGTCGTATAACAGCATCGACCGTCATGTCGAAGCCGGCAATGGCGAGCGCGTTGCGATCATCTTCGAAGCGGACGACGGCACCGTCACCAACGTCACCTATAACGACCTGCTGCAACGCGTGTCGCGCTTTGCGAACGCGCTGAAAAAACGCGGCGTGAAGAAGGGCGATCGCGTCGTGATTTACATGCCGATGTCGATCGAAGGCATCGTCGCGATGCAGGCGTGCGCGCGGATCGGCGCCACGCATTCGGTGGTGTTCGGCGGCTTTTCGTCGAAGTCGCTCAACGAGCGCCTGGTGGATGTGGGCGCCGTCGCGCTCGTTACGTCCGACGAACAGATGCGCGGCGGCAAGGCATTGCCGCTGAAAAACATCGCCGACGAAGCCCTCGCCATGGGCGGCTGCGATGCGGTGAAGAGCGTGATCGTCTACCAGCGCACCGGCGGCAAGATCGCATGGAACGATAGCCGCGATCTGTGGATGCACGAACTCGCGCAGGCCGAATCGGATCAATGCGCGCCCGAGTGGGTCGGCGCCGAGCATCCGCTTTTCATCCTGTATACGTCGGGTTCGACCGGCAAGCCGAAGGGCGTGCAGCACAGCACCGGCGGCTATCTGCTGTGGGCCGCGCAGACGCTGAAGTGGACTTTCGACTGGAGGCCCACGGATGTGTTCTGGTGTACCGCCGACATCGGCTGGATCACCGGCCACAGCTACATTACGTATGGTCCGTTGACGCTCGGCGGCACTCAGGTCGTGTTCGAAGGCGTGCCGACCTATCCGAACGCCGGCCGCTTCTGGGACATGATCGCCAAGCACAAGGTCTCGCTGTTCTACACGGCGCCGACCGCGATCCGCTCGCTGATCAAGGCCGCGGAAGCGGACCAGAAAGTGCATCCGAAGAGCTACGACCTGTCGACGCTGCGCATCATCGGCACGGTCGGCGAGCCGATCAATCCGGAAGCGTGGGTGTGGTATCACGAGAACGTCGGCGGCGGCCGTTGCCCGATCGTCGATACGTGGTGGCAAACCGAAACCGGCGGCCACATGATCACGCCGCTGCCGGGCGCGACGCCTTTGGTGCCGGGCTCGTGCACGCTGCCGCTGCCAGGCATCATGGCGGCTGTGGTCGATGAAACCGGCCAGGACGTGCCCAACGGGCAGGGCGGCATTCTGGTGATCAAGCGCCCGTGGCCGTCGATGCTGCGCAATGTGTGGGGCGATCCGGAGCGCTACCAGAAGAGCTACTTCCCCGAAGAACTCGGCGGCAAGCTCTATCTCGCCGGCGACGGTGCGGTACGCGACAAGGAAACCGGCTACTTCACGATCATGGGCCGCATCGACGACGTGCTCAATGTGTCCGGCCACCGCCTCGGCACGATGGAGATCGAATCGGCGCTGGTGTCGAACCCGATCGTGGCTGAAGCGGCCGTGGTGGGCCGTCCCGATGCGACCACCGGCGAAGCCGTGTGCGCGTTCGTCGTGCTCAAGCGCGCGCGTCCTGAAGGCGAAGAAGCGGTGAAGCTCGCCAACGAACTGCGCAACTGGGTCGCCAAGGAGATCGGTCCGATCGCCAAGCCGAAGGACATCCGCTTCGGCGAGAATCTGCCGAAGACGCGTTCGGGCAAGATCATGCGCCGCCTGTTGCGCTCGCTCGCGAAGGGCGAAGAGATCACGCAGGACGTGTCCACGCTGGAGAACCCGGCAATTCTCGATCAGCTCGGCGAGTCGCTCTGAGCTTAGGTTGGCCTGGGTTTGCAGCAAGGGTATGTCGACTGATGTGCCTTTGAGCGGGCCCAGGTATCGACCACTTAAGTCAGGCAGTAAAGGCCACCGCGCGGACAATCCCGATTGCCTGCCCGGTGGCTTTTTGATACATAGGCGCATGGCTGCGCCGCACCCCACCTCTCACGCTACACTCAATCCCGCGCCCGAACCCCCTGCGGTCTCGGCAGCGATGGCGCGCGCGCATCAGGAGTACTGGCGCTTCAATCTTGCGTTGATCGCGACGCTGATGACGGTGGGCTTCGTGGTGTCGTTCGTTTTGCCGCTGTTCGCGCCGGCGTTGGAGCAGGTGCGCTTCATCGGTTTCAGATTGCCGTTCTACTTCGGTGCGCAAGGGGCGATTCTGATCTACGTCGCGTTGATCGTCGTTTATATCGTGCTGATGCAGCGCGCCGATCGCCGTCTGCAACGCGCTTTCGATGCGGATGCTAGTGCCAGCAGTGCCAGCAGTGCCAGCAATGCCAGCAATGCCAGCAGCGCCAGTGCCAATTCCACCGCACCCGCTGCGCGCGGAAGCTGAGCCG is a window of Paraburkholderia phytofirmans OLGA172 DNA encoding:
- a CDS encoding DUF1521 domain-containing protein, which codes for MQASMQINSPLLSLQGNLSLLGGHAQPQLPPAAAFTGGRAQSQFSPVAAFNGGRSQSQFSSPAGFNSGRNPSSQMSNMTGGFSKTSFSVFSQSTGNGQSNTYFAQGTTVNRGPVANQQPARWGGDDYRGGSRFDSLSYDSVRSSSRNDCGCHDSGRANQTQWSNTQVNNNKASINLGDYKLDFDKSDSSMTMTNAKSGDTTKVWGDPHLDQHANSASKSTAMFNGPMTFQLPDNTKVTVGTQPAANNKSVSYADQVTITRGNQAYQVSGLSQENKAGLSVQKSRDGRALDAAAPDGYTVVAARDGSGWIDPTTGKQPTANDLKKANA
- the acs gene encoding acetate--CoA ligase; translation: MSAIESVLQERRVFPPSAEAAAGATISGMDAYRALAAEAERDYEGFWGRLARETLSWNKPFTKVLDESKAPFYTWFEDGLLNASYNSIDRHVEAGNGERVAIIFEADDGTVTNVTYNDLLQRVSRFANALKKRGVKKGDRVVIYMPMSIEGIVAMQACARIGATHSVVFGGFSSKSLNERLVDVGAVALVTSDEQMRGGKALPLKNIADEALAMGGCDAVKSVIVYQRTGGKIAWNDSRDLWMHELAQAESDQCAPEWVGAEHPLFILYTSGSTGKPKGVQHSTGGYLLWAAQTLKWTFDWRPTDVFWCTADIGWITGHSYITYGPLTLGGTQVVFEGVPTYPNAGRFWDMIAKHKVSLFYTAPTAIRSLIKAAEADQKVHPKSYDLSTLRIIGTVGEPINPEAWVWYHENVGGGRCPIVDTWWQTETGGHMITPLPGATPLVPGSCTLPLPGIMAAVVDETGQDVPNGQGGILVIKRPWPSMLRNVWGDPERYQKSYFPEELGGKLYLAGDGAVRDKETGYFTIMGRIDDVLNVSGHRLGTMEIESALVSNPIVAEAAVVGRPDATTGEAVCAFVVLKRARPEGEEAVKLANELRNWVAKEIGPIAKPKDIRFGENLPKTRSGKIMRRLLRSLAKGEEITQDVSTLENPAILDQLGESL
- a CDS encoding DUF4212 domain-containing protein, with the protein product MAAPHPTSHATLNPAPEPPAVSAAMARAHQEYWRFNLALIATLMTVGFVVSFVLPLFAPALEQVRFIGFRLPFYFGAQGAILIYVALIVVYIVLMQRADRRLQRAFDADASASSASSASNASNASSASANSTAPAARGS